One genomic segment of Candidatus Obscuribacter sp. includes these proteins:
- a CDS encoding LL-diaminopimelate aminotransferase, which translates to MEVSQRLKSIPPYVFAEIDKKRQAAIAAGVDVINLGIGDPDQPTPRHIVEAMHDALENPANHHYPPFGGTKEFKEAIATWCKKRFGFDLDPVNEITSLIGSKEGLHNTIMAFIDKGDINLIPDPAYPVYRTSTILAGGEPYYMPLTPENNFIPDLEAIPEAVLKKAKLLMFNYPNNPTAGIADLAFFEKAVAFAKKHNILLCHDLAYSEMTFDGYKAPSIMQVKGAKDICIELHSLSKTYNMTGWRIGFAVGNAEAIKAIAKIKSNIDTDIFKPIQLAAIAGLTGPTDHIDYCNKLYIERRDLAVERLTQLGWPVKPIKATFYMWLPVPPGMTSADFATLMLDKAGIVVPPGTAYGPHGEGFIRMSLCLDKARMAEAFDRMAKHSITYDMAKAKV; encoded by the coding sequence ATGGAAGTTTCACAAAGACTCAAATCTATTCCCCCCTATGTATTTGCCGAAATAGATAAAAAACGGCAAGCGGCAATTGCTGCGGGAGTAGATGTCATCAATCTGGGCATAGGCGATCCCGACCAGCCTACCCCCCGTCATATAGTCGAAGCCATGCATGATGCCCTGGAAAATCCAGCCAACCATCACTACCCTCCCTTTGGCGGCACCAAAGAATTTAAAGAAGCGATCGCCACCTGGTGCAAAAAGCGTTTTGGCTTTGATCTAGATCCAGTCAACGAAATCACCAGCTTGATCGGCTCAAAAGAAGGTCTGCACAACACAATCATGGCCTTTATCGACAAGGGTGACATCAACCTCATCCCCGATCCGGCCTATCCTGTTTATCGCACATCAACCATTTTGGCTGGCGGCGAGCCCTATTACATGCCTTTGACCCCCGAAAACAACTTTATCCCCGACCTGGAAGCGATACCAGAAGCGGTGCTCAAAAAAGCCAAGCTTTTGATGTTTAACTATCCAAACAACCCCACAGCAGGCATTGCAGATTTAGCATTTTTTGAAAAGGCTGTAGCCTTTGCCAAAAAGCACAACATCTTGCTCTGCCATGACCTCGCTTATAGCGAAATGACTTTTGATGGCTACAAAGCACCATCAATCATGCAAGTTAAGGGAGCCAAGGATATCTGCATCGAGTTGCACAGTCTCTCCAAGACTTACAACATGACTGGCTGGAGAATTGGTTTTGCCGTAGGTAATGCCGAAGCAATCAAAGCTATCGCCAAAATCAAATCCAATATCGATACCGATATTTTCAAGCCAATTCAGTTAGCCGCAATTGCCGGTCTCACTGGACCAACCGATCATATCGACTATTGCAACAAGCTCTATATTGAGCGCCGCGACCTCGCTGTCGAGCGTCTCACTCAACTGGGTTGGCCAGTCAAACCAATCAAAGCAACCTTCTACATGTGGTTGCCTGTTCCTCCAGGTATGACTTCAGCTGACTTTGCCACTTTGATGCTTGATAAAGCCGGTATCGTAGTGCCTCCAGGCACAGCGTATGGTCCTCATGGTGAGGGCTTTATCCGCATGTCGCTTTGCCTTGATAAAGCGCGCATGGCTGAGGCGTTTGACCGCATGGCCAAACACTCAATCACCTATGATATGGCTAAAGCAAAAGTGTAG
- a CDS encoding glycosyltransferase family 39 protein has translation MNLQITAKKSSFSLAGFSFVVIVAAAVIFARLGSFPLFNPDEALYAEPAREMLEIGDYVTTYLNYVIRFTKPPLVIWAMAFFIQVFGVSEFAVRFFGASCGVALVGATYAAASRYFGTTAAIIAGLSLVTAPLFVGTAREAITDMPLALFMACAQLAFFRGFESSSPRFSYLGWVMVGLAVMTKGPVGLILPMAILFGYHLLRGDLKEAFRRYKVIWGLLIVALIAVPWFAVEIYVTKGAYYQEFIVRENFQRFTANVDAHKQPVWYHLAAMFVGFMPFAIYLPQALWRFLIKCRNMVIMTLSAGKDTKTRYEFVTTYLRQMSIPQSLLFYCAIWSIGTLVFFSMSVSKLLPYTLPAFPALSLIICAAIDNSIKTKHFRNLAFPLLLLVLVYGGCGFAAPLITGRLRDAPPELVSQAVDFVKFSAGSTFVAIILLRLYKMKAAMIFFAAASCLGLTYYAMRIIPIVSNKWEGPLTGLSRYAGESKLPIIVYEMRKPGVPFYARRKVENINGQDVLRARLSGLKEAYVLTKAKQVSSVTALAGTKLQCQDGDFALLYYGPLVDSKH, from the coding sequence ATGAATCTTCAAATTACAGCCAAAAAATCAAGCTTTAGCCTGGCCGGCTTTAGTTTTGTCGTAATCGTGGCGGCAGCGGTGATTTTTGCCAGGCTGGGCAGTTTTCCCCTATTTAACCCAGACGAGGCTCTCTACGCCGAGCCTGCCCGCGAAATGCTGGAAATTGGGGACTATGTCACAACTTACCTCAATTACGTCATACGCTTCACCAAGCCGCCTCTGGTTATCTGGGCTATGGCCTTTTTTATCCAAGTTTTTGGCGTTAGCGAGTTTGCCGTGCGCTTCTTTGGTGCTAGCTGCGGCGTAGCTCTAGTCGGTGCTACCTATGCAGCGGCCAGTCGCTACTTTGGCACAACAGCAGCCATCATCGCCGGGCTCAGCCTGGTCACCGCTCCACTGTTTGTGGGCACAGCCCGCGAGGCTATCACCGATATGCCCCTGGCGCTTTTTATGGCATGTGCTCAACTAGCGTTTTTTAGAGGTTTTGAGTCTAGCTCTCCGCGCTTTAGCTATCTGGGCTGGGTCATGGTGGGACTGGCTGTGATGACCAAGGGACCCGTGGGGCTCATTTTGCCCATGGCCATTTTGTTTGGCTATCATCTTTTGCGCGGCGATCTAAAAGAAGCATTTAGGCGTTACAAAGTCATCTGGGGGCTGCTTATTGTCGCCCTCATTGCTGTGCCCTGGTTTGCCGTTGAGATCTATGTCACCAAAGGTGCTTACTATCAGGAGTTTATTGTCAGAGAAAACTTCCAGCGCTTTACAGCCAATGTGGATGCTCACAAACAACCAGTCTGGTATCACCTGGCAGCCATGTTTGTCGGCTTTATGCCCTTTGCTATCTATCTGCCTCAAGCTTTGTGGCGGTTTTTGATCAAGTGTCGCAACATGGTGATTATGACTTTGAGCGCTGGCAAAGATACAAAGACCCGCTACGAGTTTGTCACGACCTATCTAAGACAGATGAGTATCCCGCAGTCTCTGCTCTTTTATTGCGCCATCTGGTCGATTGGCACTCTGGTGTTTTTCTCCATGTCAGTGTCCAAGCTCTTGCCCTACACTTTGCCTGCTTTTCCTGCTCTCAGCTTGATTATCTGTGCGGCCATCGATAACTCCATTAAGACCAAACACTTTCGCAATCTGGCCTTCCCACTACTGCTCCTGGTGCTCGTCTACGGCGGCTGTGGCTTTGCTGCTCCGCTTATCACCGGACGCTTGCGTGACGCTCCACCAGAGCTAGTCAGTCAGGCCGTGGACTTTGTCAAATTTAGCGCTGGCTCTACTTTTGTCGCTATCATTTTACTCAGACTCTACAAAATGAAAGCAGCGATGATTTTCTTTGCAGCAGCATCCTGTCTCGGTCTTACCTACTATGCCATGCGCATCATCCCGATTGTGAGCAATAAATGGGAAGGACCACTGACAGGCCTATCGCGCTATGCCGGCGAGAGTAAATTGCCAATCATTGTCTATGAGATGCGTAAGCCCGGTGTGCCATTTTATGCCAGAAGAAAAGTCGAGAACATCAATGGTCAGGATGTCTTAAGAGCGCGCCTTAGCGGTCTAAAAGAAGCTTATGTCTTGACCAAAGCCAAACAGGTAAGCTCGGTGACTGCCCTTGCCGGGACCAAGCTGCAATGTCAGGACGGCGACTTTGCCCTTTTGTATTACGGTCCTTTAGTCGATAGTAAGCATTAG
- a CDS encoding NAD(P)/FAD-dependent oxidoreductase → MTRQQKRYDQKDYDVIVIGAGGAGMMCAAEAGKRGRTVLLLDHNDEIGKKILISGGGRCNFTNVGARPECYVSNNPHFAKSALSRYTPQDFIKLVEGHRIKYHEKKLGQLFCNDSARQIVDMLVDECDQAGCHFELGVKVKAIQKSETWQIITEKGDFTSESLVIATGALSIPQIGATGFGYDIARQFDIKITELAPALDGFDWRASDLQGFTELAGISIDVAINCKKVQFRENILFTHKGLSGPASLQASLYWQKNTPLSINLLPDDDAMALLLEQKQSRGKQEVKNVLGEFLPKRFAEYFTRHLGTSGQLAALDGKRMEKLATNLNNWQIAPERTVGYKKAEVTRGGVDTAALSSTTMEAKKVPGLYFIGEVVDVTGWLGGYNFQWAWASGFAAGQVV, encoded by the coding sequence TTGACTCGCCAGCAAAAACGTTACGATCAAAAAGACTACGATGTCATTGTAATTGGTGCTGGTGGAGCAGGCATGATGTGCGCAGCCGAGGCTGGTAAGCGCGGACGCACTGTGCTTTTGCTCGATCACAATGATGAGATTGGTAAAAAAATACTGATATCAGGAGGTGGTCGTTGCAACTTTACCAATGTTGGTGCACGACCTGAGTGTTATGTCAGTAATAACCCACATTTTGCCAAGTCAGCCCTCTCAAGATATACCCCTCAAGACTTTATCAAACTGGTAGAGGGGCACCGCATCAAGTACCACGAAAAAAAGCTGGGGCAGCTCTTTTGCAATGATAGTGCCAGACAAATAGTAGATATGCTGGTGGACGAATGCGACCAGGCTGGCTGCCACTTTGAGCTAGGTGTCAAAGTCAAAGCAATACAAAAGAGCGAGACCTGGCAAATCATCACCGAAAAAGGCGACTTTACCAGTGAGAGTCTGGTCATAGCCACTGGTGCTCTGTCTATACCGCAGATTGGAGCAACTGGTTTTGGCTACGATATAGCCAGACAGTTTGACATCAAAATCACAGAGTTAGCGCCCGCCCTTGATGGCTTTGACTGGCGCGCCAGTGATTTGCAGGGCTTTACAGAGCTAGCGGGCATCTCCATAGATGTAGCTATCAACTGTAAAAAAGTGCAATTTAGAGAAAACATCTTATTTACCCACAAAGGACTGAGCGGTCCAGCCAGTCTGCAAGCCTCTCTCTACTGGCAAAAAAACACACCGCTGAGTATCAATCTCTTGCCAGATGATGACGCCATGGCGCTGCTTTTGGAGCAAAAACAAAGTCGCGGCAAACAAGAAGTCAAAAATGTACTGGGAGAGTTTTTACCCAAGCGTTTTGCTGAGTACTTTACCAGACACCTCGGTACAAGCGGACAGCTAGCGGCTCTCGATGGCAAGCGTATGGAAAAACTAGCGACCAATTTAAATAACTGGCAAATAGCACCAGAGCGCACAGTGGGCTACAAAAAGGCCGAAGTCACCAGGGGCGGTGTCGATACAGCAGCCCTATCATCCACTACGATGGAAGCCAAAAAAGTACCCGGATTGTATTTTATTGGCGAAGTGGTGGACGTCACAGGCTGGCTTGGCGGCTATAACTTCCAGTGGGCCTGGGCGTCTGGTTTTGCGGCCGGTCAAGTGGTCTAA